From the Vanessa cardui chromosome 18, ilVanCard2.1, whole genome shotgun sequence genome, one window contains:
- the LOC124537409 gene encoding MAU2 chromatid cohesion factor homolog, whose product MASTQDAWYISLLGLAEHFRTSNPPDIKSCIQCLQAVFNFKPPQRVEARTHLQLGNILLTHTKNIDLARSHLEQSWCLSQTINGFDDVKFEAASVLAELFEQQGQPTHSKPILRKAIELSQHSVYWHCRLIFQLAQIHATEREYEVASSLLGVGVDYAQISNAAYTRVLFLLSRVMLLLIDKKIQEVLPLLNQAGHLVETWVGSPHQKEYLKVFFLVLQVCHYLMAGQVKSVKPCLKQLQQSIQTIMAPTWPDDDAVCGSAAGESFVWLSRQQLYVLVYLVTVMHSAQAGYMDKAHKYTEKALAQIDKLTSSEEGGEAGGAATLSGGPRGGAVLAWRLRMALLEHAALCRLVAGGKAHALHEIARAAHLLSSAPSASTAAAHTPQLHCLLGLYAMSMNCMEAAEAQFHTAIHMSQERDLWMFAKLNLAIVYLRGRRDNDLAQLMEQVRPEALPAYAHGLRAASFYVLGLQAFFQARYNEAKRYLRETLKMANAEDLNRLTSCSLVLLGHIFLSINNSRESMNMVTPAMQLASKIPDVHVQLWASAILKDLYRLAGDTERENEAYQMHCNFSQALLKDHFQATQLPQHALVHWTSGAPPALPPPPGAAPAT is encoded by the exons ATGGCGTCAACGCAGGACGCTTGGTATATTTCTTTACTTGGTTTAGCGGAACATTTCCGCACATCAAATCCTCCTGACATAAAAAGTTGTATTCAGTGCCTTCAAgctgtatttaatttcaaaccacCACAGAGAGTCGAAGCTAGAACACATTTACAACTCGGGAATATCCTTTTGACACACACTAAAAACATCGACTTGGCGAGATCGCATTTGGAACAGAGT TGGTGTTTATCTCAGACTATCAATGGGTTTGACGATGTCAAGTTCGAAGCGGCGAGTGTGCTGGCCGAGCTCTTTGAGCAACAGGGTCAACCTACACACTCCAAACCTATCCTACGAAAAGCAATCGAACTATCACAGCACAGTGTTTATTGGCACTGCAGACTAATATTCCAATTAGCA CAAATCCATGCAACAGAGAGGGAATATGAAGTGGCTAGCAGTTTACTAGGTGTGGGAGTGGACTATGCCCAGATTTCCAATGCTGCATACACACGAGTACTGTTTTTGCTCAGTAGGGTTATG tTACTAttaatagacaaaaaaatacaagaagttCTACCACTGCTTAATCAGGCTGGACATCTAGTTGAGACATGGGTTGGTAGTCCACACCAAAAAGAATATTTGAAAGTTTTCTTCCTAGTATTGCAG gtATGTCATTACTTGATGGCGGGACAAGTGAAAAGTGTAAAACCATGTCTGAAGCAGCTGCAGCAAAGTATTCAGACCATAATGGCACCAACATGGCCGGATGATgatg CGGTGTGCGGCAGCGCGGCGGGCGAGTCGTTCGTGTGGCTGTCGCGGCAGCAGCTCTACGTGCTGGTGTACCTCGTGACCGTGATGCACTCCGCGCAGGCCGGCTACATGGACAAGGCGCACAAGTACACGGAGAAGGCACTGGCGCAGATCGACAAACTCACCT CGAGCGAGGAGGGCGGcgaggcgggcggcgcggcgacGCTGAGCGGCGGGCCGCGCGGCGGCGCCGTGCTGGCGTGGCGCCTGCGCATGGCGCTGCTGGAGCACGCCGCGCTCTGCCGCCTCGTGGCGGGCGGCAAGGCGCATGCGCTGCACGAGATCGCGCGCGCCGCGCACCTGCTCTCCTCCGCGCCCAGCG CGAGCACGGCAGCGGCGCACACACCGCAGCTGCACTGCCTGCTAGGGCTATATGCCATGTCAATGAACTGCATGGAGGCCGCCGAAGCGCAGTTCCACACAGCCATACAC ATGTCACAAGAGAGAGACTTATGGATGTTCGCGAAACTGAACCTGGCCATTGTATATTTACGAGGAAGGAGAGACAACGACTTAGCACAATTGATGGAACAG GTGAGGCCTGAGGCGTTACCTGCGTACGCACACGGACTGCGAGCTGCCTCTTTCTACGTTCTAGGACTGCAAGCCTTCTTTCAAGCGCGATATAACGAAGCAAA aCGTTACCTCAGAGAGACACTGAAAATGGCGAACGCGGAGGATCTGAACAGGCTGACTTCCTGCTCGCTAGTGCTGCTCGGGCACATCTTTTTGTCCATTAATAACTCGCGAGAGAGCATGAACATGGTCACGCCCGCCATGCAGCTCGCCAGCAAGATACCCGACGTGCATGTACAGCTTTGGGCTTCGGCTATACTCAAAG ACTTGTACAGGCTAGCGGGCGACACGGAGCGCGAGAACGAGGCGTACCAGATGCACTGCAACTTCTCGCAGGCGCTGCTGAAGGACCACTTCCAGGCCACGCAGCTGCCGCAGCACGCGCTCGTGCACTGGACCAGCggcgcgccgcccgcgctgcCGCCGCCGCCCGGCGCCGCGCCCGCCACGTAG
- the LOC124537410 gene encoding uncharacterized protein LOC124537410, translated as MSHAFYADAWQKSNRRVRVWYQENLMPALLAAKERRAREIDASIALAEELLRIYEEPVAKARPVPTHDIIPSEDDSLMKPIEPEILDLLYGCTEKGAAQQYLKARNKKSPEDKFYFRLTSNWDYGWQQKQSRLKPRDVNRGRCAILRDTFYRKSNLAPDPPHYSSPAGGEFSICSEYSCNAN; from the exons ATGTCTCACGCATTTTACGCGGATGCCTGGCAGAAATCGAATCGGCGTGTTAGAGTTTGGTATCAGGAAAACCTGATGCCGGCTTTATTAGCCGCAAAAGAAAGACGAGCGCGGGAAATCGATGCGTCAATTGCACTCGCAGAGGAACTACTGCGG ATTTATGAAGAACCAGTAGCAAAAGCGCGGCCTGTCCCTACACATGACATTATACCGTCAGAAGATGATAGTCTCATGAAACCCATAGAGCCAGAAATATTAGATCTTTTATATGGATGCACTGAAAAAGGCGCAGCTCAGCAATATCTTAaagcaagaaataaaaaatctccCGAAGACAA gttttattttcgtttaactTCCAACTGGGACTACGGCTGGCAACAGAAACAATCGCGGCTCAAGCCTCGTGACGTGAACCGGGGTCGCTGCGCTATACTACGAGACACGTTCTACCGCAAGAGCAACCTCGCTCCCGACCCACCGCATTACTCCAGTCCGGCTGGCGGGGAGTTTTCTATATGCAGTGAATACTCTTGTAAcgcaaattaa
- the LOC124537280 gene encoding TM2 domain-containing protein almondex yields MYKFYNMCTFLPLRIALKDSLILILLVIFNTIHVTDLANNDMDIQSKHSKTKEDANNKLVNFNSNDEYLKNCPVDQDNAPECLSLNYPCINCNRDIDCVYGSIYNYTCVVKSKIICNGSKTFNRTAMCRFCYQTEKWEHRCEQKANCNSLASPTRFYLTNCTVSDDVLCLGKRRFLKKVRCSWTSGTRWGTALILALTLGGFGADRFYLGHWQEGIGKLFSFGGLGVWTLVDALLIGIHHLGPADGSVYI; encoded by the exons atgtataaattttacaatatgtgTACCTTCTTGCCCTTAAGGATTGCTTTAAAagattctttaattttaatcctTTTAGTTATATTCAATACAATCCATGTAACAGACTTGg CAAATAATGACATGGATATTCAAAGTAAACATagcaaaacaaaagaagatgcAAATAATAAACTAGTAAATTTTAACAGTAATGATGAATATTTGAAAAACTGCCCTGTGGATCAAGATAATGCACCCGAGTGTTTGTCTCTCAACTACCCATGTATCAATTGTAACAGAGATATTGACTGTGTCTACGGAAGTATATACAATTACACTTGTGTTGTAAAATCAAAGattatatgtaat GGTTCTAAGACTTTCAATAGAACAGCAATGTGCCGCTTCTGCTATCAAACTGAGAAATGGGAACATCGCTGTGAACAAAAAGCCAACTGCAATTCACTTGCCTCACCAACAAGGTTCTACTT GACTAATTGCACTGTTTCTGATGATGTGTTGTGCTTGGGGAAACGAAGGTTTTTGAAGAAAGTTCGTTGTTCCTGGACATCGGGCACTAGATGGGGCACTGCTCTCATCCTTGCACTGACTCTTGGTGGATTTGGTGCAGATAGATTTTATCTTGGGCATTGGCAAGAAGGAATTGGAAAACTCTTTAGTTTTGGAGGACTAGGAGTTTGGACTCTAGTAGATGCACTCCTTATCGGCATTCATCATCTTGGCCCAGCCGATGGatctgtttatatttaa
- the LOC124537576 gene encoding uncharacterized protein LOC124537576, with the protein MSGKAYTMKEMKTIVEYLTEHKAFGEIKGRKMWKDLADSKVTNRTWQSLKETFIKRILPDIHNPYYNLSLHEIASFKQGHDVEARLNNKLQIRSTSRDSTTESEGITNEGPDNGKEKNETNTAGELKQSETDIRASTETLVLDDCYENSEDKDQSPKKSLRELITYSEPLTPMLQAVLDDFATDDGEGSNDEPKMQIVEMPDTDLNGDEVKDTTEVSTENVEPKNASDEKTTQEPGKTINESTSSQKPESDAQTISKKETLNEKDKNEEISIVLSDDDNTTKSNRNSTEVNLTDVNKPKTSIETTQNSNTTTDTLLPDNQEGFKGNSQILSSKINNKTKDNNKDIKRAKKRATSQENPTSTISKKRLEKDKLSISDTDTLIKNKKKVSTRSTPLTLKQNIAEEVEEPVVVGNSIDDQVMADAPPQKEQNDEKAESVKNNENNSEDLENPCLKSVSLYAEQFSNSKYTDSETSNIEDNTKNEKQNKKEEVSKTKKDETINITNNFGVKYTKASTDVKKIPLEIKKPNTNATKEVVILKSHSDSISDSGKEQQKKVVESSVKQTRDKALANMFGFSSGVTRSRKSSHKYRKQTSSRKPKHNISSDSSDWTSDTGSEYISPPRGRKNRHTRKYLKPKSARILSLEEEGGLFVMYGKKIYPVVKDGKIIKNYVNLAPDNDNEREESFWKLKYVEEKKRTAELTKLLNQVKEQNVQEEISRIPALATTSRYKKLSINKDVAEPIAVQTQGEKTVKIKFTKNNEEVQLEGHWTHVNPVLAQVMQLFQKEPEIIIKETTKVKELSATGPQQLSGKSTPIHEMIVDEEVQEKVDQIEGEIFKEIEEREKEKSPTPKQEVPKTENNITKRKGRPKKSQNSANEQSPAKKPRVEDTEAKPDEVGTPRSTRTPKKVATDSPNVAEDNTIKTRQTAKKSLLDTTKGSEPQDDDVRYKFPSPPPANRKSYSNRSQKVTKNTRQRKSSREPDGISFPLFAFEQLHFYYQQLLHTFTYACHCYKLLYFSYSSVNFKIYSSPENLSLNSIESTQGYQDSDDSPIKTYLKRKKRTSFTLPPYRTRSQTRSQNINPPLTDDFTSDSSNSYQGPPIQSMVFQNSTLKSDVYKSDSYQLLMNNVTLRNKSSSQLEKINEASPISDDLQYISDQICKQLSDFEMDMEGQEKENFRHTNTDSSSNVTLPTSPVLSIVENISISKSLLNNSHESLLDDKQPESDPNEHIMLNELMETDGDVSMPLMERDCGVETTAQNGAEYHYNLNVPKTIAAVSESFLNKINTVNLTDPTLSDSFHYKLRDLILESAKKNLKGEDNVLSNCQDVEMKENVETKVSKSKKRSSTPRKRQSTRRLKLANTEPCIEEEHMETCSYTSRKSCPPVIQVSEDLEIELEGNNSVQISEQPRGRRKKDVIKVKISKPKQKKTSKEAVEKNIQNKQNSIHTDSGINDVESGVFLNTFNDSVDLIHNHSDTCLNANECLGDSIEIIKNATKSIISLDSDTNDFDGDLPQFFGNVPDKMAYELFSSDAQDVSVLQKVIGVPEYKTAESASATVYHTPLGSLSPPDSLITEDLSGEIPEKVTGNTKWYLLSEDEISNTNNLDINQNIMAPIGFGANLNQIFPITCAIPDLSTITEMSKENDENTRKSSNDTDTRNDLDSQSLFN; encoded by the exons ATGTCGGG taAAGCATATACAATGAAGGAAATGAAAACGATAGTAGAATATTTAACAGAACACAAAGCCTTTGGTGAAATTAAAGGAAGGAAAATGTGGAAGGACTTAGCAGATTCAAAg GTTACAAATAGAACATGGCAAAGCTTAAAGGAgacatttattaaaagaatattaccAGATATTCACAATCCTTACTACAACTTATCTCTCCATGAAATAGCTAGTTTTAAACAAGG aCATGATGTTGAAGCAAGATTAAACAACAAGCTTCAAATTCGATCAACTAGTCGAGATTCAACCACAGAAA gtGAAGGCATAACTAATGAAGGACCTGACAATGGTAAAGAAAAGAATGAAACAAATACTGCAGGTGAGCTTAAACAGTCAGAAACTGATATAAGGGCTTCCACAGAAACACTTGTCCTAGATGATTGTTATGAGAATTCTGAAGATAAAGATCAATCTCCGAAAAAGTCTCTTAGAGAACTAATAACATATTCTGAACCCTTAACACCCATGTTACAAGCAGTTCTTGATGATTTTGCTACAGATGATGGTGAAGGATCAAACGATGAACCTAAAATGCAAATAGTTGAGATGCCAGACACAGATTTGAATGGTGATGAAGTTAAAGACACAACTGAGGTGTCCACAGAAAATGTGGAACCCAAAAATGCTTCAGACGAAAAAACTACTCAAGAACCAGGCAAAACAATTAATGAGTCAACATCATCGCAAAAACCAGAGTCAGATGCCCAGACAATatcaaaaaaagaaactttaaaTGAAAAAGACAAAAATGAAGAAATCTCAATTGTACTAAGTGATGATGATAACACTACTAAAAGTAACAGAAACTCGACTGAAGTAAATCTTACTGATGTAAACAAACCAAAAACCTCAATTGAAACAACACAAAATTCCAACACAACAACTGATACTCTTTTACCCGATAATCAAGAAGGATTTAAAGGAAACTCTCAAATTTTAtcatcaaaaattaataataaaacaaaagacaacaACAAAGATATAAAACGGGCTAAGAAAAGAGCTACCTCTCAAGAAAATCCAACATCAACCATTAGTAAAAAGAGACTTGAAAAAGACAAACTATCCATATCAGATACAGacacattaattaaaaacaaaaagaaagtaTCAACTAGATCTACCCCACTCACATTGAAACAAAACATAGCTGAAGAAGTTGAGGAGCCAGTCGTAGTAGGAAATTCAATAGATGATCAAGTAATGGCAGATGCACCTCCACAAAAAGAACAAAATGATGAAAAGGCTGAAAgcgtaaaaaataatgaaaataattctgaaGATCTTGAGAATCCATGTTTAAAAAGTGTAAGTTTGTATGCTGAACAGTTTTCAAACTCAAAGTACACAGATTCAGAAACAAGTAATATTGAAGATAATACCAAAAATGAAAAGCAAAACAAGAAGGAAGAAGTCTCTAAAACTAAAAAGGACGAAACAATAAACATTACAAACAATTTTGGTGTAAAATATACCAAAGCAAGTACTGATGTAAAGAAGATACcgcttgaaataaaaaaaccaaaTACCAATGCAACGAAAGAGGTTGTGATATTAAAGTCTCATTCTGATTCCATTAGTGATAGCGGTAAagaacaacagaaaaaagttgTAGAGTCTTCAGTAAAACAGACTAGAGACAAAGCCTTGGCAAATATGTTTGGATTTTCAAGTG GAGTAACTAGAAGTCGCAAAAGTAGTCACAAGTACAGAAAACAAACATCGTCTCGTAAACCGAAGCA CAATATCAGCTCTGACTCAAGTGATTGGACTTCGGATACCGGATCGGAATACATTTCTCCACCGCGAGGGCGAAAGAATAGACACACTcgaaaatattt AAAACCGAAATCGGCCCGAATATTGTCATTGGAGGAGGAAGGCGGATTGTTCGTAATGTACGGAAAGAAAATATATCCAGTTGTGAAGGAcggcaaaataattaaaaactacgtCAACTTGGCACCAGACA ATGATAATGAACGAGAAGAGTCGTTctggaaattaaaatatgtggAGGAAAAGAAAAGAACGGCTGAATTAACAAA ATTGTTGAATCAAGTTAAGGAGCAAAATGTGCAAGAAGAAATTAGCAGAATCCCTGCACTGGCGACAACGTCTAGGT ataaaaaattgtcCATAAATAAAGATGTTGCAGAGCCAATAGCTGTACAGACACAAGGAGAGAAAACAGTTAAAATTAAGTTTACCAAAAACAATGAG GAAGTGCAATTGGAAGGCCACTGGACACACGTCAACCCAGTCTTAGCGCAGGTGATGCAGCTTTTTCAGAAAGAACCTGAAATTATAATCAAGGAGACGACAAAAGTTAAAGAACTATCGGCCACTGGGCCACAGCAGCTTAGTGGAAAATCAACACCCATACATGAAATGATCGTTGACGAag AAGTGCAAGAAAAGGTTGACCAAATAGAAGGCGAGATCTTTAAAGAAATAGAAGAGAGAGAAAAGGAAAAATCACCAACGCCTAAACAAGAGGTACCGAAAACAGAGAACAATATCACAAAAAG aaAAGGACGACCAAAAAAATCTCAAAATAGTGCTAACGAACAAAGCCCGGCAAAGAAACCGAGAGTTGAAGACACTGAAGCTAAACCAGACGAAGTAGGCACTCCTAGGAGTACTAGGACTCCAAAGAAAGTTGCAACAG ATAGTCCTAACGTAGCTGAAGATAATACTATTAAAACAAGACAAACTgcaaaaaaatccttattaGACACAACAAAGGGTTCAGAGCCGCAAGACGACGACGTCAGGTACAAGTTTCCGTCACCGCCGCCTGCGAATAGAAAGTCATATTCCAACAGGTCACagaaagtaacaaaaaatacgaGACAGAGAAAATCTAGCAG GGAACCCGATGGCATTTCCTTCCCATTATTTGCATTTGAGCAACTGCATTTCTATTATCAACAG CTTCTGCATACATTTACATATGCATGTCATTGCTACAAGCTTTTGTATTTCTCCTACAGTTCGGTgaacttcaaaatatattccTCGCCAGAAAACCTTTCCCTTAATTCTATAGAAAGTACACAAGGCTACCAAGATTCGGACGATAGTCCCATAAAGACgtatctaaaaagaaaaaaacgcaCGAGCTTCACATTACCGCCGTACAGAACTAGAAGTCAAACTCGTTCTCAAAATATAAACCCTCCTTTGACCGATGACTTCACAAGCGACTCGAGTAACTCTTACCAGGGACCTCCTATCCAGTCAATGGTATTCCAAAACTCGACTCTAAAATCGGATGTGTATAAATCAGATTCTTACCAACTGCTGATGAATAACGTTACATTAAGAAATAAGAGTTCCTCTCAACTTGAAAAAATCAATGAGGCGAGCCCGATCTCAGACGATCTACAATACATAAGCGATCAGATTTGTAAACAGTTGTCCGATTTTGAAATGGACATGGAAGGccaagaaaaagaaaatttccGTCACACAAACACTGATAGTTCGAGCAATGTAACACTACCAACTTCACCAGTTTTGTCAATAGtggaaaatatatcaataagtaaatctttattaaacaaTTCCCATGAATCCTTGCTGGATGATAAGCAGCCGGAAAGTGATCCAAACgaacatattatgttaaatgAGCTCATGGAAACAGACGGAGATGTATCCATGCCGCTTATGGAGCGGGACTGCGGCGTTGAAACGACCGCGCAAAATGGTGCAGAATACCATTACAATTTGAATGTGCCTAAAACAATTGCAGCAGTGTCCGAATCGtttctcaataaaataaatacagttaacCTTACAGATCCAACCTTGTCTGATTCATTTCACTATAAATTAAGAGATTTAATTTTGGAAAGTgctaagaaaaatttaaaaggcgaagataatgttttatcaaattGCCAAGATGTagaaatgaaagaaaatgtagaAACTAAAGTTAGTAAATCTAAAAAACGAAGTTCTACGCCTCGCAAACGCCAAAGCACGCGTAGATTAAAACTAGCCAACACCGAGCCCTGTATTGAAGAAGAGCACATGGAGACATGTTCATACACAAGTCGGAAGTCATGCCCGCCTGTGATCCAAGTTTCGGAAGATTTAGAAATTGAACTTGAAGGGAATAATTCTGTTCAAATTTCTGAACAACCTAGAGGGAGGAGGAAAAAAGATGTCATAAAGGTTAAAATatcaaaaccaaaacaaaaaaagacatcAAAGGAAGCTGTAGAaaagaatattcaaaataaacagaATTCTATTCATACTGATAGTGGCATTAATGATGTCGAGTCTGGTGTATTTCTTAATACTTTCAATGACAGCGTTGATCTTATACATAATCATTCCGATACTTGCCTTAACGCCAACGAATGCTTAGGGGACAGCattgaaatcattaaaaatgcCACTAAGTCAATCATATCCTTGGATTCTGACACCAATGATTTTGATGGAGACTTACCACAGTTTTTCGGCAATGTACCAGATAAAATGGCTTACGAGCTTTTCTCCAGTGATGCTCAAGACGTGTCTGTGCTTCAAAAAG taattggTGTACCAGAATACAAAACCGCCGAAAGTGCCAGCGCCACCGTCTATCACACCCCACTAGGGAGTCTGTCACCTCCAGACAGTCTTATAACAGAAGACTTATCCGGTGAAATTCCTGAAAAAGTAACTGGTAACACAAAATGGTATCTCCTTTCGGAAGACGAAATTTCTAATACTAATAACTTGGACATTAACCAAAACATAATGGCCCCTATTGGCTTCGGCGCCAACTTAAACCAAATATTTCCCATTACATGTGCCATTCCCGATCTATCCACTATTACAGAAATGTCTAAAGAGAATGATGAAAATACAAGAAAATCCAGTAATGACACGGATACGAGAAATGATTTAGATTCACAGAGCTTGTTTAATTag
- the LOC124537294 gene encoding WD repeat-containing protein 91, translated as MAHIQLIDELVREYLLFRGFTTAVKAFDNDLKSDKDKGFRVDKIVEQIVHYINVSDLGGLKEYWSHLDSLVFSKLEIHVQPAVRKIEYSLYKLYLVTASQNAGSVRNDKVAEFLSKMLPELQGQSEWRDWFMLPYVQKPEENPSFSLYFTRTWQDSVLVSLHNLLATVFQCMPQPTLTSYENDAALVKRLQDEIASLKGKSQQSTEKTSPIGHQSRLAQYSERLTGPLPLVDDFSAIPSEQFEGGIREARGLRGLLRQMGGSPFMGRKPGRSQSQN; from the exons atGGCTCATATTCAGTTAATAGATGAATTAGTTCGTGAATACTTACTCTTCAGAGGATTTACTACAGCTGTAAAAGCGTTCGATAACGACTTAAAATCTGATAAAGACAAGGGATTCAGAGTTGACAAAATAGTAGAACAAATCGTTCATTATATTAATGTCTCAGACCTCGGAGGATTGAAAGAATACTGGTCACATTTAGACAGCTTAGTATTCTCTAAGTTGGAAATTCATGTACAACCCG CTGTTCGTAAGATAGAATACAGTTTATACAAGCTATATCTAGTAACAGCATCCCAAAATGCCGGAAGTGTCAGAAATGATAAAGTAGCAGAGTTCCTTTCTAAAATGCTGCCAGAACTGCAAGGTCAAAGCGAATGGAGAGATTGGTTCA TGTTACCTTACGTACAAAAACCAGAGGAGAATCCATCGTTTAGCCTCTACTTTACAAGAACATGGCAAGACAGTGTACTGGTGTCTCTACATAATTTACTAGCCACAGTGTTTCAATGTATGCCACAGCCAACACTAACAAGCTATGAAAATGATGCAGCTCTTGTGAAACGATTGCAAGACGAAATTGCTTCATTAAAAGGCAAA TCACAACAATCAACTGAGAAGACATCACCAATTGGCCACCAATCTCGGCTTGCCCAATATTCTGAACGTCTTACTGGGCCTCTTCCATTGGTTGATGATTTTTCTGCAATACCTTCAGAACAATTTGAAGGAGGAATCAGAGAAGCACGAGGTTTAAGAGGGTTGTTACGACAAATGGGTGGTAGTCCGTTTATGGGCAGAAAACCTGGTAGATCTCAAAGTCAAAATTAA
- the LOC124537292 gene encoding GTP-binding protein Rit2, with amino-acid sequence MAEAAGTSRGLRVYKIVVLGDGGVGKSAVTLQFVSHSFLDYHDPTIEDSYQQQAVIDGEPALLDILDTAGQVEFTAMREQYMRCGEGFMLCYSVTDRRSFRAAAEYKRLLAQARPSERLPLVLVGNKLDLAPRFRQVTTEEGQALATQLGCPFYETSAALRHFVDDAFHGLVREIRRLERQRQSSLLEGGGRGRRRWRRLRSIFALVFRRRRRHATP; translated from the exons ATGGCGGAGGCTGCAGGCACGTCGCGTGGCCTCCGCGTCTACAAGATTGTAGTACTAGGCGACGGGGGGGTGGGCAAGTCCGCGGTCACACTGCAATTTGTTAGCCACAGTTTTTTGGACTATCACGATCCCACAATAG aggACTCGTATCAGCAACAGGCAGTAATTGATGGCGAGCCTGCATTGTTGGATATACTAGATACAGCTGGGCAG GTGGAATTCACAGCGATGAGGGAACAATACATGCGGTGCGGGGAAGGCTTCATGCTTTGTTACTCAGTGACAGACAGGCGGTCGTTTCGTGCCGCGGCAGAGTACAAACGCTTGTTGGCTCAAGCTCGCCCTTCAGAGCGACTGCCGCTGGTGTTGGTCGGAAACAAGTTGGACTTGGCGCCGAGGTTTAGACAA GTAACAACAGAGGAGGGCCAAGCCCTGGCCACGCAGCTGGGCTGTCCATTCTACGAGACGTCGGCAGCCCTCCGTCACTTCGTGGACGATGCCTTCCACGGGCTTGTCCGGGAAATACGCCGCCTCGAGAGACAGAGACag TCGTCGCTGCTGGAGGGCGGGGGGCGCGGTCGGCGGCGCTGGCGGCGCCTGCGCAGCATCTTCGCGCTCGTGTTCCGGCGCCGGCGCCGACACGCCACGCCCTGA